A window of Hevea brasiliensis isolate MT/VB/25A 57/8 chromosome 14, ASM3005281v1, whole genome shotgun sequence contains these coding sequences:
- the LOC110673496 gene encoding aspartate--tRNA ligase, chloroplastic/mitochondrial-like, translating into MLISGYSYNNLEFLVLSLAEAKFGYILEALDMGAPPHGGIAYGLDRSVMLLADANSIRDVIAFPKTTTVQCALTRAPSEVDPQKLKDLSFHVQ; encoded by the exons ATGCTGATTAGTGGATATTCTTACAATAATTTGGAGTTTCTTGTTTTGTCTCTGGCTGAAGCAAAATTTGGATATATTCTGGAGGCTTTAGACATGGGTGCTCCTCCACATG GGGGAATTGCATATGGTTTAGATAGATCGGTTATGTTGTTGGCCGACGCTAATTCCATCAGGGATGTCATTGCTTTCCCAAAGACGACAACTGTGCAGTGTGCCCTTACTCGGGCACCATCAGAGGTTGATCCACAGAAGCTAAAAGATCTATCTTTTCATGTTCAATAG